A single Prochlorococcus marinus XMU1410 DNA region contains:
- a CDS encoding ABC transporter permease, producing MNLSKYLNVYKKFLHTSLASELEYKTNILVDLITAILSLIGSIFLLSIFFQNNGYIGGWKFEQALIIQGIYTILNGITNTWFNPNLTEIVKHIREGTLDFVLLKPIDSQFFISLKKINPSGFLEIILGFFLLLFCIRINQINLSLSFLTLSVITISCSICILYSLWFFISTTTIWFVKTWNAIEVLRSFLYIGRFPLNSFSFSLRVFFSIFIPIAFITTIPSEVFLGLSQLWKILLEVIVASVFLITSRKFWLFALKFYSSASS from the coding sequence ATGAATTTAAGTAAATATCTAAACGTTTATAAAAAATTTTTACATACTTCTTTAGCTTCTGAATTGGAGTATAAGACAAATATACTAGTTGATTTAATTACTGCAATTTTAAGTTTAATAGGGAGTATTTTTCTATTATCTATTTTCTTTCAAAATAATGGATATATTGGAGGGTGGAAATTTGAACAGGCACTAATAATTCAAGGCATTTATACAATTTTGAATGGTATAACAAATACATGGTTTAATCCAAATCTTACAGAAATAGTTAAACATATAAGAGAAGGAACATTAGACTTCGTACTTTTAAAACCTATTGATAGTCAATTTTTTATTTCATTAAAAAAAATAAATCCATCTGGATTTTTAGAAATAATACTTGGATTTTTCTTGTTACTCTTCTGCATAAGAATAAATCAAATCAATTTAAGTTTAAGTTTTCTCACCCTGTCGGTGATTACGATAAGCTGCTCGATTTGTATTTTATATAGCCTATGGTTTTTTATCTCTACTACTACTATTTGGTTTGTTAAGACTTGGAATGCAATAGAAGTATTAAGATCATTTCTTTATATTGGAAGATTTCCTCTAAATTCATTTTCATTTTCTTTAAGAGTTTTTTTTAGTATTTTCATTCCTATTGCTTTTATAACTACAATTCCTTCTGAAGTTTTTCTAGGACTTTCTCAATTGTGGAAAATATTGCTTGAAGTTATTGTTGCTTCAGTATTTCTTATAACTTCAAGAAAGTTCTGGTTATTTGCTTTAAAGTTCTATTCATCAGCATCAAGCTAA
- a CDS encoding sulfite exporter TauE/SafE family protein → MLYLLTILLGNFDHSLFKSIYIFLISFFSNTFSGISGGGAGLLQLPALILSGVPYYQALASHKLATVALGIGGSLRNYKSLGNDISVAWQILIFGLPGVILGASVVEYISEKYFYLILGIISILLAFYSFLKPDLGLSSGNKKLNLVHKIRFLFFIFLIGILNGSISSGTGLLVTILLIKTFEMDFLRAISMTFFTVGIFWNFVGALFLARIGSVPLNLLIVLIIGSFTGGFFGAHLSKLNGNILIKKTFITVCILVGISLLIKSIKSFL, encoded by the coding sequence ATGCTTTATTTATTAACAATATTATTAGGTAATTTTGATCATTCTTTATTTAAAAGTATTTATATCTTTTTGATATCGTTTTTTTCTAATACGTTCTCAGGGATTTCTGGAGGAGGAGCGGGATTATTACAATTACCGGCATTGATTTTATCTGGAGTTCCTTATTATCAGGCTCTTGCTAGTCATAAATTAGCAACAGTTGCATTAGGAATAGGGGGTTCCTTAAGAAATTACAAATCTTTAGGTAATGATATAAGTGTTGCTTGGCAAATTTTAATTTTTGGATTACCAGGAGTAATTTTAGGGGCTTCTGTAGTTGAATATATATCAGAAAAGTATTTTTACTTAATTCTAGGAATAATATCCATATTATTAGCTTTTTACTCATTTCTTAAACCAGATTTAGGTTTATCATCTGGTAATAAAAAGCTTAATTTGGTTCACAAAATTAGATTTTTATTTTTTATTTTTCTTATAGGTATATTAAATGGTTCTATTTCTTCAGGAACTGGATTGCTTGTAACAATACTCTTAATAAAAACTTTTGAAATGGATTTTCTTCGAGCCATAAGTATGACATTTTTTACTGTTGGGATTTTTTGGAATTTTGTCGGAGCATTATTTTTGGCAAGAATAGGATCGGTTCCATTAAATTTATTGATAGTTTTAATAATTGGTTCCTTTACAGGAGGATTTTTCGGGGCTCACTTGTCAAAATTAAACGGGAATATACTAATTAAGAAAACTTTCATAACAGTTTGTATTTTAGTTGGTATTAGCTTACTGATTAAATCCATAAAAAGTTTTTTGTAA
- a CDS encoding HNH endonuclease, producing MHRQDAIYLDQFCPKINNKNWRESLNKVTNYKCIYCGKPSESLDHLHPMSKGGISSTSNCVPCCLSCNGKKSDSEVLSWYRKQNFYDPRRAMAIRAWFNDDLKLASVLLNYLN from the coding sequence ATGCATAGACAAGATGCAATTTATCTTGATCAGTTTTGTCCCAAGATAAATAATAAAAATTGGAGAGAATCACTTAATAAAGTTACTAATTATAAATGTATTTATTGCGGTAAACCCTCAGAATCACTCGACCATCTTCACCCAATGTCAAAAGGGGGGATTAGCAGTACAAGTAATTGCGTACCATGTTGTTTGTCATGTAATGGGAAGAAATCAGATTCAGAAGTTCTTAGTTGGTACAGAAAACAAAATTTTTATGATCCTCGAAGAGCTATGGCGATACGAGCATGGTTTAATGACGATTTGAAACTTGCGTCGGTTCTTTTGAATTACCTAAATTAA